One window from the genome of Pelodictyon luteolum DSM 273 encodes:
- a CDS encoding FAD-dependent oxidoreductase, translated as MKIAIFGAGVAGLSAAIELVERGHSVEIYEKRKVLGGKVSVWKDSEGDSIESGLHIVFGGYSQLQEYLKRVGAEDNYLWKEHSLIYAEPDGAQSFFRKANLPSPWAEVVGGMQADFLTMWDKISLIKGLWPALAGNEEYFRSQDHMTYSEWHRLHGASEHSLQKLWRAIALAMNFIEPNVISARPMITIFKYFGTDYAATKFGFFRKNPGESMIEPMRQYIQSRGGRIFVDARLSRFELEGDETIKSAVLRDGHTIEADAYISALPVHNLKKVLPDEWLRHDYFRNLHQFTGSPVINCQLWFDRKITDTDNLMFSEGTIFATFADVSLTCPDDFQAGMGTANGGSVMSLVLAPAHQLMDMPNHVITDMVMKDIHNRFPKSRDAKLLKSTIVKIPQSVYKAVPDVDRYRPDQLGPVRNLFLAGDYTDQHYLASMEGAALSGRQAAEKLMAKFGG; from the coding sequence GTGAAAATTGCCATTTTCGGCGCAGGAGTCGCAGGGCTCTCAGCCGCCATAGAACTTGTTGAACGGGGCCACAGCGTTGAAATCTATGAAAAGCGCAAGGTGCTCGGCGGAAAGGTCTCGGTATGGAAAGACAGTGAGGGTGACTCCATCGAATCGGGCCTCCATATCGTCTTCGGCGGATACAGCCAGCTGCAGGAGTACCTGAAACGGGTCGGAGCTGAAGACAACTACCTCTGGAAGGAGCACTCCCTCATATACGCAGAACCCGACGGGGCCCAGTCATTCTTCAGGAAAGCCAACCTGCCGAGCCCCTGGGCCGAAGTGGTGGGCGGCATGCAGGCCGACTTCCTCACCATGTGGGACAAGATTTCACTCATCAAGGGCCTCTGGCCTGCACTGGCCGGAAACGAGGAGTATTTCCGCAGCCAGGACCACATGACATACTCGGAATGGCACCGGCTGCACGGAGCCTCTGAGCACTCTCTCCAGAAACTCTGGCGGGCCATCGCTCTGGCAATGAACTTCATCGAGCCGAATGTCATCAGCGCACGGCCGATGATCACCATATTCAAGTACTTCGGCACCGACTACGCAGCGACCAAGTTCGGCTTTTTCCGCAAAAACCCCGGCGAGTCGATGATTGAGCCGATGCGGCAGTATATCCAGAGCCGCGGAGGGAGGATATTCGTGGACGCCCGCCTCAGCCGCTTTGAGCTTGAAGGCGACGAGACAATCAAGAGCGCCGTGCTCCGCGACGGCCACACCATCGAAGCCGATGCCTACATCTCCGCCCTGCCGGTCCACAACCTGAAAAAGGTCCTCCCGGACGAATGGCTCCGTCACGACTACTTCCGCAACCTCCATCAGTTCACCGGAAGTCCGGTCATCAACTGCCAGCTGTGGTTCGACCGCAAGATCACCGATACTGACAACCTCATGTTCTCTGAAGGCACCATTTTCGCCACCTTCGCCGATGTCTCCCTGACCTGCCCCGACGACTTCCAGGCCGGCATGGGCACCGCAAACGGCGGCAGCGTCATGAGCCTCGTACTCGCCCCCGCGCACCAGCTGATGGACATGCCGAACCATGTCATCACGGACATGGTGATGAAAGACATCCATAACCGGTTCCCGAAATCCCGCGATGCGAAACTCCTGAAATCGACCATCGTGAAAATTCCCCAGTCCGTCTACAAGGCCGTTCCCGATGTCGACCGGTACCGCCCAGACCAGCTTGGCCCCGTGAGAAACCTGTTTCTGGCAGGAGACTATACCGACCAGCACTATCTGGCGTCCATGGAAGGCGCCGCCCTCAGCGGACGGCAGGCGGCAGAAAAGCTGATGGCGAAATTCGGGGGCTGA
- the csmH gene encoding chlorosome envelope protein H, translating into MAEELNKPAAPAKQADMQGANVGNGDMAHLIGNMGLLIDSTIESVQGVINSVSSATGQLIEGVTTTINSDQVKEMISTVSSATGQLVDGVTSTMNSDQVKEMISTVSSATGQLVDGVTATLNSEQVKSSFQELGKLWTNILESLNTTVATGQVQDLFNNVSAGLGQLMGSVMPGGMPGAMQMGGSGDKAKKEIKQIPFSQKETAAPAAPAAQLPGTPGQQN; encoded by the coding sequence ATGGCAGAAGAGCTCAACAAACCGGCGGCACCGGCAAAACAGGCAGACATGCAGGGAGCCAATGTCGGCAATGGCGACATGGCACATCTCATCGGCAATATGGGCCTGCTCATCGATTCCACCATCGAATCGGTGCAGGGCGTGATCAATTCGGTCAGTTCGGCCACCGGCCAGCTGATTGAGGGAGTCACCACCACCATAAACTCCGACCAGGTCAAGGAAATGATCAGCACCGTCAGCTCGGCCACCGGCCAGCTCGTCGACGGCGTAACATCCACCATGAACTCCGACCAGGTCAAGGAAATGATCAGCACCGTCAGCTCGGCTACCGGCCAGCTCGTCGACGGCGTCACGGCAACCCTGAACTCCGAGCAGGTCAAAAGCTCATTCCAGGAGCTCGGCAAGCTCTGGACCAACATCCTCGAGAGCCTGAACACGACCGTTGCGACCGGTCAGGTTCAGGACCTGTTCAACAATGTCAGCGCCGGACTCGGCCAGCTGATGGGCAGCGTCATGCCTGGCGGCATGCCGGGCGCCATGCAGATGGGCGGAAGCGGTGACAAAGCGAAAAAAGAGATCAAGCAGATCCCCTTCTCGCAGAAAGAAACCGCCGCACCTGCGGCTCCTGCTGCACAGCTGCCCGGTACGCCCGGCCAGCAGAACTGA